AGCTGATGTCCATCTTGTTTGTGCTTCTTTAACTTCTCCAAAATGGCTTCATCTAAATCTCGATGAGAAATTCCCAGCCTGCGTCCCAATATGTAGCTACTGACGATTAAGCTGGCCAGGCTATCCGTTACCCGTGTCGTGCTGCCTTCCCATAATGCTTTGAATAAACGAGATACGTGATCGACTACTTCTGTTTTGAGCCATTCAATCACTTTGGCGCGTTTGGCCACATCCATTTCC
The window above is part of the Paenibacillus lutimineralis genome. Proteins encoded here:
- a CDS encoding MazG-like family protein; the protein is MHKEMDVAKRAKVIEWLKTEVVDHVSRLFKALWEGSTTRVTDSLASLIVSSYILGRRLGISHRDLDEAILEKLKKHKQDGHQLEDWYQDISTLEDHMRKR